In Limisalsivibrio acetivorans, one genomic interval encodes:
- a CDS encoding FAD-dependent oxidoreductase — MSQVCYGFWKDKVIDNRGKPKEEWSESPFKTSEKYGDKPLKALVDWDGFLVFDEKTDILAILAKYMFEISSDGCCGRCFPGRVGTRLLAEQLMKIRSGAVEEKDLDKAYEMAESINLSAKCTVAPTAAIPVMGFLKNFRDQVEKDVVPFEYDYHTHVTAPCTAGCPANVPIPEFIEEIKDHRYLDAIATIRRTMPLAGVCGRVCPHPCEDNCRRGLVDEDPVSIMVLKRAPWDYEYYQDKAPKLPEKAEPKDKKVGIVGAGPAGLTAAYYLTLMGYECKIYEWMQEPGGMVALGIPDYREPRHLLRREVDIIQSLGVEIEYGRKLGDDVSLEYLKKTYDAVLVTIGAWKSRDMGIEGEKEGYEGVLASGILFLRQQAMGMETNMEGKKVVVVGGGNTAIDCVRVALREGATDVNLIYRRSRKEMPAEDYEIADAIEEGINFHFLCNPTKVLTENNKVVGVEAVRMELGEPDESGRRRPQPVEGSEFIIDCDIVIPAIGQFSDLTFLKEEDGIEVTKWNTFKVVDDLYVSSDPQIFSAGDCEWGPMTVVKAIGAARWSAIMIDRYLQEGKPYLTEQETLQLDLQKNNVFDKNEDVKGQECPTIPRVHQHKLTGEERRDNYEEVEKPYTDKQAYDEATRCLRCVRMAMVALENVREPKDGDGATKNEDSVEV, encoded by the coding sequence ATGTCGCAAGTTTGCTACGGATTTTGGAAAGACAAGGTAATTGACAACAGGGGCAAACCGAAGGAAGAGTGGAGCGAATCCCCTTTTAAGACTTCGGAGAAGTACGGCGACAAGCCTTTGAAAGCCCTCGTTGACTGGGACGGATTCCTGGTTTTCGATGAAAAGACGGACATTCTGGCTATTTTGGCTAAATATATGTTCGAGATAAGCAGCGATGGATGCTGCGGAAGGTGCTTCCCCGGACGGGTCGGAACAAGGTTGCTTGCCGAGCAGCTTATGAAGATACGTTCCGGTGCCGTTGAGGAGAAGGATCTGGACAAGGCCTATGAAATGGCTGAATCCATTAACCTTTCCGCAAAATGTACCGTTGCACCCACAGCGGCTATACCCGTTATGGGCTTTCTCAAAAACTTCCGGGATCAGGTTGAGAAGGATGTTGTCCCCTTTGAGTATGACTACCATACCCATGTTACAGCACCCTGCACTGCCGGATGCCCCGCTAATGTGCCCATCCCTGAATTTATCGAAGAGATAAAGGACCATCGCTACCTTGACGCAATCGCCACCATACGCCGCACCATGCCCCTAGCGGGTGTATGCGGACGTGTCTGTCCCCACCCCTGCGAAGATAACTGCCGCAGAGGGCTTGTGGATGAGGACCCTGTAAGCATCATGGTTCTCAAGCGTGCACCATGGGATTACGAATACTATCAGGATAAAGCCCCCAAACTCCCCGAAAAGGCGGAGCCGAAGGATAAGAAGGTCGGCATTGTCGGCGCAGGGCCTGCAGGGCTTACAGCAGCATACTACCTCACCCTTATGGGCTATGAGTGTAAGATATACGAATGGATGCAGGAACCCGGAGGCATGGTTGCCCTCGGTATCCCTGACTACCGTGAACCTAGACACCTTCTCCGCCGTGAGGTTGATATTATACAGTCCCTCGGCGTTGAGATAGAATACGGGCGCAAGCTCGGTGATGATGTCTCCCTTGAATACCTTAAGAAAACCTACGACGCAGTCCTCGTTACCATAGGCGCATGGAAAAGCCGTGATATGGGTATCGAAGGCGAGAAAGAGGGCTACGAGGGCGTTCTTGCCAGCGGTATCCTTTTCCTCCGCCAGCAGGCGATGGGGATGGAAACCAACATGGAAGGCAAGAAGGTCGTTGTTGTCGGAGGTGGTAACACCGCCATCGACTGTGTTCGTGTGGCTCTGCGGGAAGGTGCAACGGATGTTAACCTTATCTACCGCCGCTCACGTAAAGAGATGCCCGCTGAGGACTACGAGATTGCCGATGCCATTGAAGAGGGCATCAACTTCCACTTCCTCTGCAACCCCACTAAGGTTCTGACAGAGAACAACAAGGTTGTGGGTGTTGAGGCTGTGCGCATGGAGCTTGGCGAGCCGGACGAATCAGGACGAAGAAGACCCCAGCCCGTTGAGGGCTCCGAATTTATAATCGACTGTGACATTGTTATCCCCGCCATCGGTCAGTTCTCAGACCTCACCTTCCTCAAAGAGGAGGACGGTATCGAGGTTACAAAGTGGAACACCTTCAAGGTTGTGGATGATCTCTACGTCTCAAGCGATCCGCAGATATTCTCCGCAGGGGACTGCGAATGGGGACCGATGACCGTTGTTAAGGCCATTGGCGCCGCACGCTGGTCCGCAATAATGATCGATCGCTACCTGCAGGAGGGCAAGCCCTACCTCACAGAACAGGAAACACTCCAGCTTGACCTCCAGAAGAACAACGTCTTCGATAAGAACGAGGACGTTAAAGGGCAGGAATGCCCAACTATTCCCAGGGTGCATCAGCATAAGCTCACCGGCGAAGAGAGAAGGGATAACTACGAAGAGGTCGAAAAGCCCTATACCGATAAGCAGGCCTATGACGAAGCCACAAGGTGCCTCCGCTGTGTAAGAATGGCGATGGTTGCCCTTGAGAATGTGCGTGAACCGAAGGATGGCGATGGTGCCACCAAAAACGAAGACAGTGTAGAGGTGTAA
- the hypB gene encoding hydrogenase nickel incorporation protein HypB, which translates to MPKVDVKKKILSKNETLAAALKEGFDKDKTLVLNFVSSPGSGKTSILADVLARLNDKFRIAVIEGDLQTENDAERIRAAGVEAVQVNTGRACHLDANDIQKAMTSFEGHIDLLVIENVGNLVCPSAFELGEDMKVCVLSVTEGEDKPAKYPSMFHVSSAFIINKIDLLPHVDFDVAKCREYAIGVNPGLDIFEASCKTGEGLTEIADWIETKVNEKRGV; encoded by the coding sequence ATGCCAAAAGTAGATGTTAAGAAGAAGATACTTTCAAAGAACGAAACCCTCGCAGCTGCCCTGAAAGAGGGATTCGACAAAGATAAAACGCTCGTGCTCAACTTCGTATCCTCCCCAGGAAGCGGAAAAACAAGCATCCTTGCAGATGTGCTTGCAAGGCTTAACGATAAGTTCCGCATTGCGGTTATCGAGGGCGATCTTCAGACAGAGAACGATGCAGAGCGGATAAGAGCCGCCGGAGTTGAGGCTGTTCAGGTGAACACAGGTCGTGCCTGCCATCTCGATGCAAACGATATCCAAAAGGCGATGACATCATTTGAAGGACACATCGATCTCCTTGTTATAGAGAACGTTGGCAACCTCGTATGCCCCTCCGCATTTGAACTTGGCGAGGATATGAAGGTGTGTGTACTGAGCGTAACCGAGGGTGAGGACAAGCCTGCTAAGTATCCCTCCATGTTTCATGTATCATCAGCATTCATCATCAATAAGATAGACCTCCTCCCCCATGTGGATTTCGATGTGGCGAAATGCCGTGAGTACGCCATAGGGGTTAACCCGGGGCTTGATATCTTCGAGGCATCCTGCAAAACAGGGGAAGGACTCACAGAGATCGCTGACTGGATCGAAACAAAGGTAAACGAGAAAAGAGGCGTATAA
- a CDS encoding molybdopterin-dependent oxidoreductase, protein MAEIIINGKECTFEKGETVLDVAERNGIHIPTLCYLKEVTPIGACRLCLVQVDGAERLQSACTLYALDGMKIETDNEYIWKHRKQMLDFILIKHPLDCPICDKAGECMLQDTAYEFGMMEETISSEKPNEPKAYWNKIVYNSNLCVLCERCMKSCREMTGCAALDMEDRGFNNHVVPSKGETLDCDFCGTCIDRCPVGALLDNQFHHSARVWDLNETSTASPFSASEGDVVYGVRDGKIERGRSVEDSQISSQGRFAYSYIYNKTRVSAPLLKSGDEFSAKSWEEIEECLKDKNAGEKTALVMGSRLTNEAMAAYTELMKKLGSDKIITEADFNKAVYMKKYKEKFATYSNIGTLEDLKGSELTFVIGSDLRREAIGLKWKVMNAVVHNECKLVTVGLRKYEYDVFTDKSLMADQGNFARVLEEIKKGEGKKYEEIREYIAGASKISFIVGSEYTQAEDQLEAVFAFADFVGKDKLHCFFNANDKTNTDALYRMGLFGGGYTPAKLAEDIESKKAETVILAGFNNTYSDESADRLEDALKHAENVIAVDLFKDGSSSAASVILPAKAALETEGTFTKIDGRVAKVNKVTESVGEEKADVEIASIIAKAFGVELPCTAEDAFNSLVSGKNGYPAVSYNEVDGCLYAETASSYNETPYTFDEKPRKAKEIRVKPKYHSGTITVKANFDYEDEQVSREFHFKPEKDVIASANSSFSGKFTESEDVAKGIALIPEKY, encoded by the coding sequence ATGGCTGAAATCATCATAAACGGAAAGGAATGCACCTTTGAGAAAGGGGAGACCGTTCTGGATGTTGCTGAAAGAAACGGAATCCATATCCCCACCCTCTGCTACCTTAAAGAGGTTACACCCATCGGAGCATGCCGTCTTTGCCTTGTGCAGGTGGACGGAGCGGAGAGGCTTCAATCAGCCTGTACCCTCTATGCTCTTGATGGAATGAAGATAGAGACCGATAACGAGTATATCTGGAAGCACAGGAAACAGATGCTCGATTTCATACTTATCAAGCACCCCCTAGACTGCCCCATCTGCGACAAGGCTGGGGAGTGTATGCTCCAGGATACTGCCTACGAGTTCGGTATGATGGAGGAGACCATCTCCTCTGAGAAGCCGAACGAACCCAAGGCATACTGGAACAAGATTGTATACAACTCAAACCTCTGCGTCCTTTGCGAAAGGTGCATGAAATCCTGCCGTGAGATGACAGGATGCGCCGCTCTCGATATGGAGGACAGAGGGTTCAATAACCATGTTGTACCCTCCAAGGGTGAAACCCTCGACTGCGATTTCTGCGGAACCTGTATCGACCGCTGCCCAGTAGGGGCTCTGCTCGACAATCAGTTCCACCACAGCGCAAGGGTGTGGGATCTCAACGAGACAAGTACAGCCTCACCATTCTCCGCTTCGGAGGGGGATGTGGTTTACGGTGTGCGTGACGGCAAGATCGAAAGGGGCCGTTCCGTTGAGGATTCTCAGATATCATCCCAGGGCAGGTTCGCCTATAGCTATATCTACAACAAAACCAGGGTTTCAGCACCTCTGCTCAAGTCCGGTGATGAGTTCTCTGCAAAAAGCTGGGAAGAGATAGAGGAATGCCTCAAGGATAAAAACGCTGGTGAAAAGACAGCCCTCGTCATGGGCTCACGCCTCACAAACGAAGCGATGGCCGCCTATACTGAACTCATGAAGAAACTCGGTTCTGACAAGATAATCACCGAGGCGGACTTCAACAAAGCGGTCTACATGAAGAAGTACAAGGAGAAGTTCGCCACATACAGCAACATCGGCACTTTAGAGGATCTCAAAGGCTCCGAGCTTACCTTTGTAATCGGCTCCGATCTCCGCAGGGAGGCGATAGGCCTTAAGTGGAAGGTGATGAACGCTGTGGTGCACAACGAATGCAAGCTCGTTACCGTTGGTCTTAGAAAGTATGAGTACGATGTTTTCACCGATAAGTCCCTCATGGCGGATCAGGGTAATTTTGCCCGTGTCCTTGAGGAGATAAAGAAAGGTGAGGGTAAGAAATACGAAGAGATCAGGGAGTATATCGCCGGCGCATCTAAGATATCCTTCATAGTCGGGAGTGAGTATACCCAGGCCGAGGATCAGCTCGAGGCTGTTTTTGCCTTCGCAGATTTCGTCGGTAAGGACAAGCTCCATTGCTTCTTTAATGCAAACGATAAAACCAATACAGACGCACTCTACAGAATGGGTCTCTTCGGCGGTGGTTACACACCCGCCAAGCTTGCTGAGGATATCGAGTCCAAAAAGGCTGAGACAGTTATCCTTGCAGGATTCAACAATACTTATTCCGATGAATCGGCAGACAGGCTGGAGGATGCCCTCAAGCATGCAGAGAACGTTATCGCAGTTGACCTCTTCAAGGATGGTTCGTCATCAGCTGCCAGCGTGATACTCCCCGCCAAAGCTGCCCTTGAAACTGAGGGTACATTCACCAAGATAGACGGACGTGTTGCAAAGGTGAACAAGGTCACCGAATCTGTCGGCGAGGAAAAGGCAGATGTAGAGATTGCCTCCATAATCGCCAAGGCATTCGGCGTTGAGCTCCCTTGCACCGCAGAGGATGCTTTCAATAGCCTTGTATCCGGTAAAAACGGATACCCCGCAGTTTCTTATAACGAGGTAGACGGTTGCCTCTACGCAGAAACAGCCAGCAGCTATAACGAAACACCCTACACCTTCGATGAGAAACCAAGAAAAGCTAAGGAAATAAGGGTTAAGCCGAAGTACCACAGCGGCACTATTACCGTTAAGGCAAACTTCGATTATGAGGATGAACAGGTATCCAGGGAGTTTCACTTCAAACCGGAGAAGGATGTTATTGCAAGTGCCAACTCGTCTTTCAGCGGAAAATTCACCGAAAGCGAGGATGTTGCGAAGGGCATTGCGCTGATACCCGAGAAATACTAG
- a CDS encoding DUF2207 domain-containing protein, which yields MKRLITALIVLLFSSIAHAEYFVIEHYDIALEVKKNSVIHVTEKLRVRFTQPRQGIYRDIPYAYIQGKKKGSAERPNTFGGKYITLVDDISVRGHEQKITKENGNYRIRIGTPGVFVSGVENYEISYKVFGAVNFFDTTLEVYWNLIGPHWQTTINRAEFTVKFPEGTFINRDETFVYTGRVGSVGTNAEYTIEDTLIKGHTTRRLSPNEALTIGVMLPKHVLDKGNTWLRTRLFLANNKFMVIPLLFILILFSIWWFMGRDTALSTVVRYKPPEGMSPAEAGLLIDDKLDNRDLVSVFFKWGTEGYITIEEREDYNSILGKSDFLFSRKNDIPDTAPEFEKILFRGMFPGSMKHRVLSELKNNYYTTMQDAKEELNRYIRMNEFYAPFTRLAGKGIIFLGFAAFILSAFTAITTGEFKWIVSGAVMLIAGILFGKIMPKKTADGNIKYRYLLGFKEFLERAEKPRIKRLMDKYPEYFNTTLPYAVAFGMADKWAKKFDGLLKEPPDWYTMRHGSTFSAVYLADSLSRGVSSMGSTMASQPAQTSAGSGSSGFSGGGGFSGGGFGGGGGGSW from the coding sequence ATGAAAAGGCTGATTACAGCTCTGATCGTATTACTCTTTTCCTCCATCGCCCATGCCGAATATTTTGTCATAGAACACTATGATATAGCCCTTGAGGTTAAAAAGAACTCGGTTATCCACGTGACTGAAAAGCTCAGGGTCCGCTTCACCCAGCCGAGGCAGGGGATCTACCGCGACATCCCCTATGCATACATACAGGGTAAAAAGAAGGGTAGCGCCGAAAGACCCAACACCTTCGGAGGCAAGTACATCACCCTGGTGGACGACATTTCCGTAAGGGGGCACGAACAGAAGATAACAAAAGAGAACGGTAACTACCGGATCCGCATAGGTACGCCGGGTGTTTTTGTAAGCGGAGTTGAGAACTACGAGATATCGTACAAGGTATTCGGCGCAGTCAACTTCTTCGACACAACCCTTGAGGTATACTGGAATCTCATAGGCCCGCACTGGCAGACCACAATAAACAGAGCTGAATTCACCGTAAAATTCCCCGAAGGAACCTTCATCAACCGGGACGAAACCTTTGTGTACACAGGCAGGGTAGGCTCTGTGGGCACAAATGCTGAGTATACAATAGAAGATACCCTCATAAAAGGGCACACCACAAGGAGACTAAGCCCAAACGAAGCCTTGACCATAGGGGTTATGCTCCCAAAGCACGTTTTGGACAAGGGCAACACATGGCTGAGAACAAGGCTGTTTCTGGCGAATAATAAGTTTATGGTGATACCGCTGCTCTTTATTCTTATACTTTTCTCCATCTGGTGGTTCATGGGAAGGGATACCGCTCTCTCCACCGTTGTTCGCTATAAACCTCCCGAAGGCATGAGTCCCGCCGAGGCGGGTCTGCTTATTGACGATAAGCTGGACAACCGTGATCTCGTATCCGTCTTCTTCAAGTGGGGAACAGAGGGGTACATAACCATTGAGGAGCGTGAGGACTATAACTCCATACTCGGAAAGAGCGACTTTCTCTTTTCACGAAAGAATGATATACCGGACACGGCACCGGAGTTCGAGAAGATCCTGTTTAGAGGAATGTTCCCCGGCAGCATGAAACACAGAGTCCTGAGTGAGCTTAAAAACAACTACTACACCACGATGCAGGATGCAAAAGAGGAGCTGAACAGGTATATCCGTATGAATGAATTCTACGCACCATTCACCAGGCTCGCAGGAAAGGGGATAATATTCCTCGGCTTTGCAGCCTTCATCCTTTCAGCCTTCACAGCGATAACCACCGGCGAGTTCAAATGGATCGTTTCCGGTGCAGTTATGCTCATTGCAGGGATACTTTTCGGGAAGATAATGCCCAAGAAAACAGCAGACGGAAATATAAAATACCGCTACCTTCTCGGCTTTAAGGAGTTTCTTGAAAGAGCCGAAAAGCCGCGGATAAAAAGGCTCATGGACAAGTACCCTGAGTATTTCAATACAACACTCCCCTATGCCGTAGCGTTTGGCATGGCGGATAAGTGGGCCAAAAAGTTTGACGGTCTCCTCAAGGAACCGCCGGACTGGTATACCATGCGCCACGGCTCAACCTTTTCAGCGGTTTACCTCGCAGACTCCCTCAGCAGAGGCGTATCCAGCATGGGCTCAACCATGGCCTCCCAGCCTGCCCAGACCAGTGCAGGCAGCGGCTCCAGCGGCTTTTCCGGTGGAGGCGGTTTCTCAGGCGGCGGCTTCGGCGGCGGAGGGGGCGGCAGCTGGTGA
- a CDS encoding ribonuclease HII: MDEVGRGCLAGPVVACAVILKEGFSHERLIDSKKLTEKRRESMARLIMENSAAYAYGSVCSGLIDQVNILRATKQAMHKALSRLAIPFDRVIIDAVKLRNIDVPMEHPFKAEDSHPCVAAASILAKVYRDRLMKRMHIHYPEYGWYSNKGYGAKIHMEAIAKYGPTPLHRMSFLK; encoded by the coding sequence ATGGATGAAGTCGGCAGGGGATGCCTTGCAGGGCCGGTTGTGGCCTGTGCGGTCATACTCAAAGAGGGCTTCTCCCATGAAAGACTTATCGATTCAAAGAAGCTGACCGAAAAACGGCGGGAGTCGATGGCCAGGCTCATTATGGAAAATTCTGCCGCCTACGCATACGGCTCCGTCTGCTCCGGTCTCATCGACCAGGTGAATATCCTGCGAGCCACAAAGCAGGCGATGCACAAAGCCCTTTCAAGACTGGCTATACCCTTCGACAGAGTTATCATCGATGCGGTCAAACTCCGCAATATAGATGTTCCTATGGAACACCCCTTCAAGGCGGAGGACAGCCACCCATGCGTCGCCGCCGCATCAATCCTCGCCAAGGTCTACCGTGACCGCCTCATGAAAAGAATGCATATCCACTACCCCGAATACGGCTGGTACTCCAACAAAGGATACGGCGCAAAGATCCATATGGAGGCAATCGCAAAATACGGTCCGACCCCCCTGCACCGGATGAGCTTCCTGAAATGA
- a CDS encoding YraN family protein: protein MKILRGQKGEAKAVKYLKKKGYTICERNFRSRFGEIDIIAEKDGVTAFVEVKTRTDNSYGTGLDAITHEKMRRLRKTAELYIVKQEQEIPCRFDVISIDKDEITHIENAF, encoded by the coding sequence ATGAAGATCCTAAGAGGACAAAAAGGCGAGGCAAAAGCCGTTAAATACCTAAAAAAGAAGGGGTATACGATATGCGAGCGCAATTTCCGGTCACGCTTCGGTGAGATAGACATCATCGCAGAAAAGGACGGTGTAACCGCCTTCGTCGAAGTTAAAACAAGAACAGATAACTCATACGGGACAGGACTCGATGCTATTACCCATGAAAAAATGCGCAGACTGCGAAAAACTGCGGAACTCTATATCGTTAAACAAGAACAGGAAATACCCTGCCGGTTCGATGTCATATCCATCGATAAAGATGAAATAACACATATCGAAAACGCATTCTAA
- a CDS encoding LemA family protein has protein sequence MAGLIFLVIVVLLVALFIFYYNKFVSLRNQSEAAWSDIDVQLKRRYDLIPNIVETVKGYASHEKDTFEEVTRARAEAMNAQGVERQAEAENMLTGALKSLFALSENYPELKANTNFLELQRTLQETEDSIQLARRYYNAVVRDFNTLTDTFPSVIIANMFSFTKLEYFEIEDTQRENVQVKF, from the coding sequence ATGGCTGGGCTTATATTTCTGGTAATCGTTGTTCTGCTGGTTGCTCTTTTTATATTCTATTACAATAAATTCGTTTCACTCCGTAACCAGAGTGAGGCCGCTTGGAGCGATATCGATGTTCAGCTTAAGCGGAGATACGATCTTATCCCGAACATTGTGGAGACCGTTAAAGGATACGCTTCCCATGAAAAGGATACCTTCGAAGAGGTCACAAGGGCACGGGCGGAGGCGATGAATGCTCAGGGTGTTGAAAGGCAGGCCGAGGCAGAGAATATGCTTACTGGAGCGCTGAAGTCGCTCTTCGCATTATCCGAGAACTACCCGGAGCTTAAGGCGAATACAAACTTCCTCGAGCTCCAGAGAACTCTGCAGGAGACCGAGGACAGCATCCAGCTCGCCAGGCGGTATTACAACGCAGTAGTGCGTGACTTCAACACTCTCACAGATACGTTCCCATCCGTAATAATCGCAAACATGTTCAGCTTCACAAAGCTGGAGTACTTCGAAATAGAGGATACTCAACGTGAGAACGTACAGGTGAAATTCTAG
- a CDS encoding aldehyde dehydrogenase family protein yields MDAKKLFIGGEWLDTGDYLDVASPFDGKPAGRVSKADAETTQRAIKCAFDAKGIMKSLTAKQRGDILDRLGSLIERDKEEIAGIITAEAGKGIMFSRGEAGRTAENFHFAADEARRLGGELIPFDASGSGSGRFGYYKRYPIGVVGAITPFNFPLNLVAHKVGPAIAAGCPIVLKPASSTPLTAVKLVELMLEAGMPKEGINLVVGSGSVVGNAMVESELINMLTFTGSPEVGLDIKSKAGIKKVTLELGSNSAAVIHGDADIKYAVPKCVTGGFANSGQVCISIQRIYIHESRYDEFRDMFVDSVKASGFGDPADEKTLVGPMIDDGEAKRVEGWIKEAVEQGATLLTGGGRKGAMLEPTVLEGTTEKMKVVSDEAFAPLVCIMKYKTLEEVVERVNDSQFGLQAGFFTNDIKNAFYAIDNIDVGGVMINDMPTFRVDQMPYGGVKLSGTGREGPKFAVEEMTEIKTVMINLNEA; encoded by the coding sequence ATGGATGCTAAGAAGCTCTTTATAGGCGGAGAATGGTTAGATACAGGGGACTATCTCGATGTTGCGAGCCCCTTTGACGGAAAGCCGGCGGGCAGGGTTTCCAAGGCTGATGCAGAGACGACCCAAAGGGCGATCAAGTGTGCCTTTGATGCCAAAGGTATCATGAAATCACTCACTGCCAAGCAGAGAGGTGACATACTGGACAGGCTTGGTTCACTCATAGAGCGTGATAAGGAAGAGATTGCAGGCATCATTACAGCTGAGGCTGGCAAAGGTATCATGTTTTCCCGCGGAGAGGCGGGGCGCACTGCTGAAAACTTTCATTTCGCCGCCGATGAGGCAAGAAGACTTGGCGGGGAGCTTATCCCCTTTGATGCTTCGGGGTCAGGTTCCGGTAGATTCGGCTACTATAAGCGCTACCCTATCGGTGTTGTTGGAGCGATAACTCCTTTTAACTTCCCTCTGAACCTTGTGGCGCATAAGGTCGGTCCAGCGATAGCTGCAGGATGCCCCATAGTTCTTAAGCCAGCTTCCAGCACACCTCTTACAGCAGTGAAGCTGGTGGAGCTCATGCTCGAGGCCGGTATGCCGAAGGAGGGTATAAACCTTGTGGTCGGTTCCGGCTCCGTTGTGGGTAACGCAATGGTGGAATCTGAACTGATAAATATGCTTACCTTCACAGGTTCTCCCGAGGTAGGTCTGGACATAAAGTCGAAGGCTGGGATCAAGAAAGTCACCTTGGAGCTTGGCTCTAATTCAGCCGCTGTTATCCACGGGGATGCTGATATAAAGTACGCCGTGCCAAAATGTGTTACGGGTGGTTTCGCAAACTCCGGGCAGGTCTGCATAAGTATACAGCGTATATACATTCACGAGAGCAGGTACGATGAGTTCCGTGACATGTTCGTTGATAGTGTTAAGGCGAGCGGTTTTGGTGATCCTGCCGATGAGAAAACGCTTGTGGGACCGATGATAGATGACGGCGAAGCGAAGCGTGTTGAGGGGTGGATAAAGGAGGCTGTGGAGCAGGGTGCAACACTGCTTACCGGTGGTGGCAGAAAAGGGGCTATGCTTGAGCCCACTGTTCTTGAAGGCACCACGGAGAAGATGAAGGTTGTTTCCGATGAAGCTTTTGCGCCCCTTGTGTGCATAATGAAATACAAGACCCTGGAAGAGGTTGTGGAGCGAGTGAACGATTCCCAGTTCGGCCTGCAGGCTGGTTTCTTCACCAACGACATAAAGAACGCATTCTACGCCATTGACAACATAGACGTAGGCGGTGTTATGATAAACGATATGCCCACCTTCCGGGTGGACCAGATGCCCTATGGCGGTGTGAAGCTCTCCGGTACAGGAAGAGAGGGCCCCAAGTTTGCCGTGGAGGAGATGACAGAGATTAAGACTGTCATGATAAATCTAAACGAGGCCTGA
- a CDS encoding methionyl-tRNA formyltransferase, with product MRLLLFTSNITGELLLEKLDSYSFYPDTVTYTPGARRTALSRDFSPFAMKFPLIQISRNRYSEEEGRIKADADTVAVCIDWTKDFFHDFPGYIIYSHPSLLPMYRGYSAITEQFARGVVRSGASFYKAGEKIDGGDILRRENISIDFKDYPIDFLEKYAECAASFILDLADNGLEQFTPEPQDETKAFYLARKRKKEAVIDFNRDAFSLYNHIRAFSRPFFGAYFRSGCKEYTVWKASTEKWQGEYGEPGTVLSRDSAGIEIACGSGAIMLEEVECDGLSIRPDELEFS from the coding sequence GTGAGACTACTCCTGTTCACATCCAACATCACTGGCGAGCTGCTCCTTGAGAAGCTCGACTCATACAGCTTTTATCCGGATACTGTTACATATACACCCGGTGCCAGACGGACTGCACTCTCCAGGGACTTCTCACCCTTCGCCATGAAATTCCCGCTCATCCAGATAAGCCGTAACCGCTATTCCGAAGAGGAGGGGAGGATCAAGGCGGATGCTGACACCGTTGCCGTATGTATCGACTGGACAAAGGACTTTTTCCATGATTTCCCCGGTTATATCATATATTCTCACCCCTCACTCCTGCCTATGTACAGGGGCTACAGCGCAATTACAGAGCAGTTCGCAAGGGGTGTTGTCCGCTCGGGAGCGAGCTTCTATAAAGCAGGGGAGAAGATAGACGGCGGCGACATACTCCGCAGGGAAAATATCAGTATAGATTTCAAGGATTACCCCATCGACTTTTTAGAGAAATACGCCGAGTGCGCCGCAAGCTTTATCCTCGACCTTGCGGACAACGGGCTGGAGCAGTTCACCCCAGAACCACAGGATGAAACAAAGGCATTCTACCTGGCAAGGAAGCGGAAGAAAGAGGCAGTTATCGACTTCAATCGTGACGCATTCAGCCTCTACAATCATATAAGAGCCTTCTCCCGACCCTTCTTCGGAGCATATTTCCGCTCAGGATGCAAGGAATACACCGTATGGAAGGCCTCCACAGAGAAATGGCAGGGTGAATACGGCGAGCCGGGAACCGTTCTCTCAAGAGACAGTGCGGGGATCGAGATAGCCTGCGGCTCCGGTGCAATAATGTTGGAGGAGGTGGAATGCGACGGTCTTTCCATCCGCCCCGACGAGCTTGAATTCAGTTGA
- the hypA gene encoding hydrogenase maturation nickel metallochaperone HypA — translation MHEASIAQSLMEIVFDTARANNAGKITKVFVRIGRLQAVENDALLFAFDALKEETMAEDAEMIIEDVGITGKCKDCGKVSEFEAIMLHCPHCASYAVELLTGEELAITEIEID, via the coding sequence ATGCATGAAGCCAGTATAGCCCAGAGTTTGATGGAAATAGTTTTTGATACAGCCAGAGCCAACAATGCCGGGAAGATAACAAAGGTTTTCGTACGGATAGGTCGGCTCCAGGCTGTGGAAAATGATGCGCTCCTCTTCGCCTTCGATGCCCTTAAAGAGGAAACGATGGCAGAAGATGCTGAGATGATCATTGAGGATGTCGGTATCACGGGTAAATGCAAGGATTGCGGCAAGGTTTCGGAATTCGAGGCGATAATGCTTCATTGCCCCCATTGCGCATCCTATGCAGTTGAACTTCTCACAGGTGAAGAGCTCGCCATCACCGAAATAGAGATCGATTAG